The proteins below are encoded in one region of Amycolatopsis magusensis:
- a CDS encoding LacI family DNA-binding transcriptional regulator: MADIAREAGVSKGAVSYALNGRTGVSESTRRRIVRIADELGWRPYGVTRAGRVTRADAVGLVLARPARFLALEPFLMSLVSGVESELARRKVALQLQVVRDHREEISTYRRWWTRMHVDGVLVVDLAAADERVTELARCGLPAVVLGGPDGLGPLPGLWSDDTTAMHAVVDHLVALGHRRIGRIAGPARLRHTATRTAAMTHALQRHHLPPAVVINTDYSGDEGAAAARRLLDRRPRPTAVVCDSDVLAVVALGAAERGRLTVPGDLSLIAWDDSALCELARPALTALSRDVAAYGAHAARLLLHHIDGQPVSTRVDHLPRLVVRHSTARPGPRHP, encoded by the coding sequence ATGGCGGACATCGCCCGGGAGGCGGGCGTGTCCAAGGGCGCGGTGTCCTACGCGCTCAACGGCCGCACGGGCGTGTCGGAGTCGACCCGGCGCCGGATCGTGCGCATCGCCGACGAACTGGGCTGGCGGCCGTACGGGGTGACGCGCGCGGGCCGGGTCACCCGCGCGGACGCGGTGGGCCTGGTGCTCGCCCGCCCGGCCCGGTTCCTCGCGCTGGAGCCGTTCCTGATGTCGCTGGTGTCCGGAGTGGAGTCCGAACTCGCCCGGCGCAAGGTGGCGCTGCAACTGCAGGTCGTGCGGGACCACCGCGAGGAGATCAGCACCTACCGGCGCTGGTGGACGCGGATGCACGTGGACGGGGTGCTCGTGGTCGACCTGGCCGCCGCCGACGAGCGGGTGACCGAACTGGCCCGGTGCGGCCTGCCCGCGGTGGTGCTGGGCGGGCCGGACGGCCTCGGGCCGCTGCCCGGGCTGTGGAGCGACGACACCACCGCGATGCACGCCGTGGTCGACCACCTGGTGGCGCTGGGACACCGGCGGATCGGCCGGATCGCCGGCCCGGCGCGGCTGCGGCACACCGCCACGCGCACCGCGGCGATGACGCACGCCCTGCAGCGCCACCACCTGCCACCGGCCGTGGTGATCAACACCGACTACAGCGGGGACGAGGGCGCGGCGGCGGCCCGGCGGCTGCTCGACCGGCGGCCCCGGCCGACGGCGGTCGTCTGCGACAGCGACGTGCTGGCCGTGGTCGCGCTGGGGGCCGCCGAACGCGGCAGGCTGACCGTGCCCGGCGACCTGTCGCTGATCGCCTGGGACGACTCCGCGCTGTGCGAGCTGGCCCGGCCCGCGCTCACCGCCCTCTCGCGGGACGTGGCCGCCTACGGGGCGCACGCCGCGCGCCTGCTGCTCCACCACATCGACGGGCAGCCGGTGAGCACCCGCGTGGACCACCTGCCGCGGCTGGTGGTCCGGCACAGCACCGCCCGGCCTGGTCCGCGCCACCCGTGA
- a CDS encoding LacI family DNA-binding transcriptional regulator, with translation MPAKRPTIADIARAAGVSTGAVSYALNNQRGVSENTRRRIHEIAATLGWVPNTAARVLSGGPAGAIGLVVDRPARVLGIEPYFMQLISGIQAALAGGPTSLLLQVTDNAPAQLAIYRRWWAERRVDGILLVDLLVDDPRVELVTDLGLPAVILGEPQADLGLSSVWTDDEKAMAFVVDYLTTLGHREIVRVAGPEEFVHTQRRTAAFLAATAGLPGARVLTAADYSDDAASRITRRLLTGQRAPTALVFDNDVMAVAAVGVATELGLDVPGRVSVVAWDDSALCRLVRPALTAVRRPTAERGAAAVTLLLHPGDGPSQVKTADPELRVRSSTGPA, from the coding sequence GTGCCCGCCAAACGTCCCACGATCGCCGACATCGCCCGCGCCGCCGGGGTGTCCACCGGGGCCGTGTCCTACGCGCTGAACAACCAGCGCGGGGTCTCGGAAAACACCCGCCGCCGCATCCACGAGATCGCCGCCACGCTCGGGTGGGTGCCGAACACCGCCGCCCGGGTGCTCTCCGGCGGTCCGGCGGGCGCCATCGGGCTGGTGGTGGACCGCCCGGCGCGGGTGCTCGGCATCGAGCCGTACTTCATGCAGCTGATCTCGGGGATCCAGGCCGCGCTCGCGGGCGGGCCGACCTCGCTGCTGCTCCAGGTGACCGACAACGCCCCGGCGCAGCTGGCGATCTACCGGCGGTGGTGGGCCGAGCGGCGCGTGGACGGCATCCTCCTGGTCGACCTGCTGGTGGACGATCCGCGGGTGGAGCTGGTGACCGACCTGGGCCTCCCGGCGGTGATCCTCGGGGAGCCGCAGGCCGATCTCGGCCTGTCCTCCGTGTGGACCGACGACGAGAAGGCCATGGCGTTCGTCGTCGACTACCTGACCACGCTGGGGCACCGGGAGATCGTGCGGGTCGCCGGGCCGGAGGAGTTCGTCCACACCCAGCGGCGGACGGCCGCCTTCCTGGCCGCCACCGCCGGCCTGCCGGGGGCGCGGGTGCTGACCGCGGCGGACTACTCCGACGACGCCGCCAGCCGCATCACCCGGCGGTTGCTGACCGGGCAGCGGGCGCCCACCGCGCTGGTGTTCGACAACGACGTGATGGCCGTGGCCGCCGTCGGGGTCGCCACGGAACTGGGCCTCGACGTGCCGGGCCGGGTCTCGGTGGTGGCCTGGGACGACTCGGCCCTGTGCCGCCTGGTCCGCCCCGCGCTGACCGCCGTGCGCCGCCCGACCGCCGAACGCGGTGCCGCCGCGGTCACCCTGCTCCTGCACCCCGGCGACGGCCCTTCGCAGGTCAAAACCGCCGACCCGGAACTCCGGGTCCGCTCGAGCACCGGACCCGCTTGA
- a CDS encoding class I SAM-dependent methyltransferase, whose protein sequence is MAPNELKPYWNTNVARHPDILRAVPAGCAHALDVGCGDGLLARKLAGRAEHVTGIDTSAEMIARARERLNATFVQADFLTADLPEPGYDFLCSVTAIHHMDFDAALTRMRELLKPGGTLVVVGLALDSTALDWARRIATAPAVKVVKLARRAHGPDGMPAAQATMTYGQVRTAAQRILPGVRYRWHVLRRYSLTWTKPLD, encoded by the coding sequence ATGGCGCCGAACGAGCTGAAGCCGTACTGGAACACCAATGTGGCCCGGCACCCGGACATCCTGCGCGCCGTTCCCGCCGGTTGCGCGCACGCGCTGGACGTGGGCTGCGGTGATGGCCTCCTGGCGCGGAAGCTCGCCGGCCGGGCGGAGCACGTCACCGGCATCGACACCTCGGCGGAGATGATCGCCCGCGCCCGCGAGCGGCTGAACGCCACCTTCGTCCAGGCCGACTTCCTCACGGCCGACCTCCCCGAGCCGGGTTACGACTTCCTCTGCTCGGTCACCGCCATCCACCACATGGACTTCGACGCCGCGCTCACGCGCATGCGCGAGTTGCTGAAGCCGGGCGGAACGCTCGTCGTGGTGGGCCTCGCCCTCGACTCGACCGCGCTGGACTGGGCACGGCGGATCGCGACGGCGCCCGCCGTGAAGGTCGTCAAACTGGCGCGCCGCGCCCACGGCCCGGACGGCATGCCGGCTGCCCAGGCGACGATGACCTACGGACAGGTGCGAACCGCGGCCCAGCGAATCCTGCCGGGCGTGCGGTACCGCTGGCACGTCCTGCGCCGCTACTCCCTCACCTGGACGAAACCACTCGACTGA
- a CDS encoding (2Fe-2S)-binding protein, which produces MPEHTFRVNGTPVTVDVEDDVRLLWVLRDVLGITGPKYGCGINVCKACTSHLNGDAVNPCAIPVKDLGPADEVTTIEGLAATAGEDLHPMQRAWLDHDVAQCGYCQPGQIMTAVVLARRAAAEGRDLIDADLDGIRNICRCGTYTRIRAAIKAGAQAM; this is translated from the coding sequence ATGCCTGAGCACACGTTCCGCGTCAACGGCACGCCGGTCACCGTGGACGTCGAGGACGACGTGCGCCTGCTGTGGGTGCTGCGGGACGTCCTCGGCATCACCGGCCCGAAGTACGGCTGCGGCATCAACGTGTGCAAGGCGTGCACCAGCCACCTCAACGGCGACGCGGTCAACCCGTGCGCCATCCCGGTCAAGGACCTCGGCCCGGCCGACGAGGTGACCACGATCGAAGGCCTGGCCGCCACGGCAGGCGAGGACCTGCACCCGATGCAGCGGGCCTGGCTGGACCACGACGTCGCCCAGTGCGGTTACTGCCAGCCGGGCCAGATCATGACCGCCGTGGTGCTCGCGCGCCGGGCCGCCGCCGAAGGCCGCGACCTCATCGACGCCGACCTCGACGGCATCCGGAACATCTGCCGCTGCGGCACCTACACCCGGATCCGCGCCGCCATCAAAGCCGGCGCCCAAGCCATGTGA